GCCTCACCTGGGCGGCGGCGCCCGTAGTACGCGGCGGCGTCCATGCTCAGGCCGAGGCTTGGCGGGCAGTCGATGAGGATCGCGTCGTACTCGTCCTCGACGGCGGACAGTGCCCTTTCCAGTGCGGCCTCTCGGGCGCGGACACCGGAGAGCTTGACGTCCAGAAGGAACGCGTCGGTGCATGCGGGCAGGAGGTGCAAACGGTCACCGAACCGGGCGTCCTCTATCGGCACGATGAGGTCACGCAGTTGGCCCTTGGACTCGCCCGCCATGTGCTTGGTGAGGCTGTCGCCCTCGAGCGCCAGAGGCTCCTGCCCAAGCTGCTTGGTGAGGTGGCACTGGGGGTCGAAGTCGACCAGGAGAACCCTCATGCCGATGCCCGGGAGGTCCTCGTAGTCCAGGGGAGAGTCACCGTCGTCCTCAGACAGGGCGGCCGCGAAGTGCTTGGAGATCCGCACGGGGTGAAGCTGGTTGGCATCTTCAGCCAGGGCCTCACCTGTGCCAGCGGTGATAGCGGTCTTACCGACCCCGCCCTTCTGGTTGCAGACGACAACCCGCTTGGGGTGCTCGGGTCGCACCACGGTGGGAGCTGGGTTGGTCTCGAGCCACATCTGAACCGACTGCGCGAGGCCTTGGATGATGGAGACTCCGCGGGAGGCGCAGTCGCCACGGAAACTGTCCCACTGGCCTGCGGGAAGGAAGGTGGCAAAGGACTTGGCGCCTGACGTGTCGATGGGTGCGAGGTTGGACCCGAGCCCGCGCCAGGCCTCGATGCCGGCCTCGACGGCGTGCTGAATGTCGATGCCATGCTGGGCGGCCCGGATCTTCAGGTCCAGCTGTAGTGCGACAGGGATCTTCGAGACGACCTTCTCGCGGTCGCCGCCTGGGGATGACAAACTCATGGTAGATACCTTACTAACGCACACGATCAGATGCAGCATCAACACGCTAGCTTCGCCAAGTATTACGCCGTAATAACTGTCTTACGGAAGGTCAGCCAGTCTCGGTCGATCTGAACCGTCCGATCGCATGTCGCAGTCAACCTTGGCATCCCTGATCTTCGCAGGGGATCCCGGCCTTCAGGCCGGGCGGGAATGCGATCCCGAGCACGGAGGCGCGGAGCACCGGAGTTCTCTGCGTTGTCAGTGGAGCCAGCTAGGTTGACCGCACTGACCGAATGGGGGGTGGGCTGGATGATTCGTGCGTACAAGTTCCTGATGCGGCCCACCGCCCGGCAGGCGTTCGACGTGGTGAACCAGTGACGCGCTGGCTTCGCTGCTTCTGGGACGAGGAAGCCGTCTGCCTCTACTTCGAGTTGGACACCGATGGGTACGTGATCCGGCAAGTCGAGTTGCAGGAGCCCGGAACCAAGGCTTTGGCCGCTGCCTCGCTGGCCGAGTGGCAAGAAGCCCAAAGAGACGGTCGGTTGGCTGAGTACGAGAGTGTCTACGGTCTGACCGCGGAACCGCCCATCTCTGAGTGGGAGGGGCACGACCCGCGGTGATTGACAGCCAATGAGTTCGAGATCGTTTGGTCGACCGCTCGTCGGCAGCTTCAGGATCGCCAGCGGCGACATTGTTGGTGAGCGCGCCGAGGACACGGTGAGGCACCTCTGGTTCGAGGTCATGTTCCCCGACGATCACTGGGGCACCACACCTGACGAACTCCTTCGCTGAGGCAGGACAGTATTACGCCGTAATACCGACCCGTTCCGTGTGTGCCTCTCGTCGCGTCGAGGCGGGCGACCCATCCCCTGCGAAGTCTGCGCACTCCTGGTCTTCCCCAGGCATGCACGAAGGGCGCCGGTCACGCCTGGGCAAGTGGTGCAGTGCTCCGGCCTACTCGGGGTGCGAGGGTGCAACACACCACTCCCCCGGCACCTACCGATATGTCGCTACAGGCTGCTGTGCTGCTCCGGACAATGTCAGAGGTATCAGCAAAGATCGCAGCTGCGATCGCGACTACTGCCAACTACGCGTGGTACAACGAACGATTCGTCGAACTCTCGAGGGCGTATTGCATGACCCTGGTCCACGACCTGCACCTAGCCGCATTGCTGCGCCGGCTTGTCTGCCGGGCGAGACTGCACTCACCGGAATGCCGGTACTCGTCGACGCGGCATACGAACTCCAGGACAGACACCAGGGTCGCCACACACTGATCGCTCTGACCGCGATCGACTCATGGGCCCTCGTGATCGAACCCAACGGCTACCTCGGCGTCACCGAAGTAGGGCCTTGCTGCTTCGAAAGGCACCCGCTGGGTCTCGCGATGCGACGACCACGAAGGGCAACACCGGCGACACACTCCCCTGGGGCCAGGCCACAAAACAGCGCCTGCAGGTCGAACTCGACGATTCTGGATACCGAACCGGCTCCACCCCGGACGAATTCCGGCACGTCATCTGCCACACCGGCTTCGAGTTTCCGGAAGAACCTGTCCTCATCGACCACTCCCCCGCCGCATCCACCGACCTCGCCCTCGCGGGAACACCCCCACGCAGCTTCGCCTCACTCCCGAACTGCTCCAGAACACACCCTGTCCCACGGCAGTTCTGAGATCCGTTGAAATCTCCTCTGCCTGAAGGCGAGGGGATTCCTCACCGTCAAGGGCTGATCGGGGATGTCTAGCTCAGGCTGCCGGTCGGGGCGGCGCCCTGTCTGGTCTTACGCGATCAGTACTAGCCGGGGTAAGACCAGCGAGGGCCAGCATCACGCAGGCGGAGTTGTCCCGGAGAGACACGGCTCCACACGTGGTGCAGGCATAGGTTCGTTCCGAGAGAGGCAGTGCGTGCTTGGTTCTCGATCCGCACGTCGCGCAGTCCACGGTGGTGTGCGCGGGGTGCACAGGCCGGATCTCCCACTCGTGCTTGCGGCTCATCTCGACAGGGGGCGCCTTCGTCGCGCTGATCGCGGCATCGGCGGATTGTTGGGCAGTGGTGGACTTGGCGAGGAATTTCGCGCGGGCATGACTACCGGTGACAGATTCTGCGGGCACGTCCCAGACAACTCCAGCCGCCGTAGGCCGGAGCCCTGCCCTGCTCTCACAGATCTAGCGCAGGGCACGAAGTATTACGCCGTAATACCGCCCGCCAGTGAGCCTGCCCTGGCCGCGTAACGGCACGTGCTTGGGATCAGGAGGCCTACGTCGCCAGGCCGTACGTAACGGCGGACGTACCCGCAGAACCCCTCGGCCGCCTTGACTGGACTCCACCTTCACACGTCAGGGACAGGAATGTGGCTGCACGACTCTCGCCCTACGCCCGCACTGCGCTGATCGGACCCTTGGGGGAACTGGGCCGTGCCGTGGACTCCCCAATTGGGGAGTCCACCCTTGATATCGCTCCATGGACGGATTCCGGTGTGCCAGGATGCCGGTACCGCGCCTGTCCTGACGCGGATGTGGGGTACGCAAGGAGGCCAGCTCCGGTGCTCAACGATCCTTTGGAACTGATCGACCCACCAGCGAACAGCGTCGTGATCGGCACGGGCAAGGGCGGCGTTGGCAAAAGCACGATCGCCGCGCATCTGGCCGGCTCCTCGGCGGCAGAGGGCCGACGCACCCTGCTGATCTGCCTGACAAGCCAGGACGATGACGACCTCGGCATCAAGCGATACGGCAGAGGCATTCACCCTGCTGGGCCGACCGTCATAGACGGGCAGGGCCTGTATCGCGCTGTCTACGACCGCACACCGCTACTGCCTGTCCGTGAAGTGCGCCCCAACTTGGATGTGGTGCCGGGCGGCGAAACAGTGGGCGAGCTGATCCAGCTGCTGATGCACCGGATGATGGGCGAAGGGGCCGGGGTGGCACTCTCCCTGGCTCGCTCGCTGGCACCCATCGCCGGCTGGTACGACCAGATCGTCATCGACAGCGCTCCGGAGAACGACTCGCTCGAGCAACTGGCCGTCGCAGCGGCACGCGTCCTCGTGGTGCCCACCCGGTCGGATGACTCCTCTATCCAGGGCATGGAGCGCATCTCCCGAAACTTCAAGATGGTGCGCCGCCAGGTGAACCCACACCTGCGCGTCGGTGGAGCCTTCCTCTATGCATCGAACCCGACCGCGACGTCGATGCACGCAGAGGTGAAGGAGGACATCCGTGCAGTCCTTGGAATCACGACCCCGATCCTGTCGACCGTGGTCGGCTACCGCGAGAAGCCGGCCCGCAACTCACGCAAGAAGGGCCTGCTGTTCTCCGAATATGCAGAGCTTCTGCCGATGAGTGCCAAGGGGTACGACGTGGCTGCCGGCCGCGCGAAGGTCGCGGACGTTGTACCCGAGGCCATCGTGGGCCTGGCAGACGACATGCGGGCCCTGACCACCGAGATCTTCGAGCACTGCAGGAAGGCAACAGGCTGATGGGCGGCGACCTGTTCAGCGACGACGAGTTGGGAACGTCCCCGACCATGGGCACCGGCCTGATGGGACGGGGCTACCCGGGCGTTGTCCAAGACGCAAGCGTGGTCATCAAGGCACCGGTCGGCACGACGCTGGAGTCGATTCCACTCCCCCGCCCCCCAGCGAGCGAAGGAGAGCTCAGCTCTGATGAGGAGGAGACCTTCGAGGCGTGCAAGGCAGGGGTCGACAACCTCCACAAGGCCTTTTGGATCGCCGGCAAGGCTCTGGAAACGATGAGGACCGGCAACCTGCACCGGAACTCCGGAGTGCCGAACTTCGCGGAGTTCATCTGGATCAACTGGGAAATCTCCGAGTCGCACGCTCAACGGCTGATGGCTGAGTGGCGGATAGGAGAAGCGCTCGCTGGTCTGGGCTGGCGGCCCCGGGAGTCCCAGGTGCGTGAGCTGACGCCCGTCGCCAAGAATCACGGCGAGGACGCAGCGGTGGCCGTCTACGACACTCTGGCACGTGGCGGAGGACGCGTGACAAGTAGCGCGCTGAAGGATGTGGTGAGGCAACTGCCAGCCATTCCTTCCGGCGCTGTGCCCGCAGATGTCGAACGGGCAGTCCGCGAGATCCTCAAGGCTTCGGGGCCAACCACGGCAAGCGGGACCGGCAGTCTTACTGAGGTCCCGGCCGGGGACGCAGCCGCGGTCACCTCCTCAGCGAATGACTCCGCAGGTGGGAGAGACAGCCAGAGGCCTGATCCGACCGACTCCGAGGACGTACGTCGGCTCATGCAGGCTCTCGCCTCTGTGACGGATGCTGCGAAGACGGTCAGCCGTCCGGCAGTTCGACGTGCCGTCGATGAGCATCCTGAAGCCGCCATGCTGGTTGTCAAGGAGATCGAGACGCAGCTCGGCAAGATCGGGCGGGCGATCGCCCTGCGAAAGCCGGCCCGCTAAAGGCTCCTACACAAGAGCGGGACGGCTCATGGAGCCGCCCCGCTCTCACTACGCCTCCCCGGACGCTCTCCTGCGTGGGCTCTCATTGGGCAACGGTGGAAGGAAGGCGTCCAGAGCACTGTTGAGGAAGTCGGACCGGTTCGGAAACGCGTACGCAGAGGCGAGGGCGTCGATGACCGCCAGCTCGCGGCTGGAGGGACGGAAACTCTGCTGACGGCTGTCTTTGACCGATCCCCGGGCCGTACGCCGGGCCGGCACCTCACCGAACAAGCCATCCGGGTCGCTGTCTTCCTCCTGCACAGGCTGTCTCCGGTGGCGCAGAGCCTCGCGCAGGGAACCGAACAAGTCGTGCTTCTTGGCGTGGAGCACAGCGCGACGCACCACGACAGCGTTCGTCGGCTCATGACCGGTCGTCACTTTCTGGGTGAGCTGGTAGTGCGCGAACCGCCTCCGCACGTCGGAACTCACCATGATCGTGCACTGGCCGGCCTCTTGCCCCCTCTCCCCCAGTTGCGGCACCTGCACCTCGACGACGACCGCCGGTACCGCGGAGTGTGAACCCTGATTGGCAACAGTCGGCAGCACAGGCTCGGGCTGACTAACCGGTGCTGGAGCGGGAGATGCCTCAGGAGCGGGCGCATCCGGGGTGGACTTCCGTCGCCGGACGGGAGGGGCTTGGAAGGCATTGCTGGCCGCTGACGCGAAGGCCTTCAGGCCGTCATCGTCGGGAAGCCCACCCCGCTTCCTGGGCGTTCTGGTGGAATCGGTCATGCCGCCTCACTCTCCGTTCCGGCACCGCGGTCAAGCGCGATCTTCGCCTGCATGATCTCGATGGCCAGCGACTGGTAGTCCCCCGCGAGTGCCTTCACCGAACGCCGAAGACTGGGTTCAATTGCCGTGCTGGCCCCCATCTCGTGCGCGACACGGCCGGCCATCCGGCACGCCACTGCCGCCGCCTCTACATGGCGGATCGTCTGGCTGAAGACAGGGGCAGCGCCATTGAGATCCTCCTCCAGTTGCTCCTTGATCTTGGCCTGGACATTGGTAGCGCTCGCGTTGGTGGCGAAAATGACGACGCCGAGCAGTCGCAGCATCGGGTTGAGGACGCGAGCCTGACCGAACCGTCTGGCGACTGTGCGCAGCCCCTTACGCGAGGAGGGATCGGATTTGGAGGGGATGAGGACCAGGTCCCCTGCTGCGAGTGCCTGGAGTTGCAGGGGTTCTGACCCAGGGGCAACGTCCAGGATGATCACGTCGTAGTCGTCGCGGACAGCGTCAATCGCTGCGGCGTACATACCCATCCAGGCGTTCTGATCCTCAGCGTTGTCGTAGCGCGAGGCTAGACGGCGTTGGCAGTACAGCTCTTCGACGACGTCCTCGAGAACAGCTCCGCCAGGCACGACAAACAGGCCTGGACGTGCCTCGCCGGTCGGAGTGAGTACCTTGCCGTCGAGGATCGCGGTGGCCTGAGCCTCGCCGTCGTCGGCAAGCACGGTTCCTGTGGTTCCGAGGTCCTCGCCGTTGTTGCCCTGCTCGTCCATCTCCATGAGCAGGACCCGGAGCCCGATGCCGGACCAGGCCGCACCCAGGGCTGCAGACAGGGAACTCTTGCCTACACCGCCCTTGCCATTGACGATCACGAATACCTTGGCCTGGTGCACACCCTCCGACATGAGCTGAAGGCGCCGCCGCACTGCACGTTTCACCTCGATCAGATCGATGGCCGGGAGCGAGTGGAGAGCGAAGGGCACAGAGATCACCTCCAGTCATAAAATGGACATCATGTGATCATCGACGGTACGGGTGCTGCGAGTGCTCTCACGCAGGACACACACGTCGTGAAGTGCTGCGGTGCCGGTGTCCACCCGGTTGGACGCAGAGGCTGACACCGCAGCCGACGACATCGCGTGCACTATGCTGAGCGCCGCATATAAGGCAAACCATAGCGGTACGGCTAGCACGCCATATAGGGGCATGTACCGCCTAACTGGAGAGTCGACACTTGTGGTCGGGCGACTAGGTCGGGCAACCAGGCCACGACAACTCGACCGCAAAGTATGGCTGAGCGCTTCTGTTGGCCGACCGAGCGTCCGAGTTGACCTGCGGCGGCTGGCCCTCCCTTATGGCGAACAGGTGTTCCACCGGCCCGAGGTCTGGTTGTTGCCGCCGGGGTCTCGGTGGGTTGCCCAGTTGCAGGTGTGGATCGACGGCGAGGATGTGGTGACGGTCGGCGAGGGAGGCCGTGGCCCGTTTACGGTGGAGGCTCTGGCCGCCGACGGTCGCAGTTGGCTGCGGGCGACCCGGAGAGCGGCGACGCGTCGTGGTGGGGGAGAGCCCGATTGCACGGGCAGATGTTGCGGCTTCCGCTCAGTGTTGGTGCAGCGGCAGAGGTGCGTTGTGGAGCGGTTCGTCAGGTTGGGCGTCCACGCAGTGATGATGTCAACCGGCTCACACGGCATCTCGCAGGGAATCCCGGGCTTCAGGACTCTGCTCAGGAATGCGTGATTCGGGCCCCACGACCACACCAATCATGGGGGCCAACGTGCCGGTAGCGAAAGGCGGCCTCGAACATTTCACCTCGCCGCCGATCAGTACGACGTCGAAGTGGCCCGAGCAAGATCAGGGATGGACACCAGCCGCGGCGCACTCGTGTTCTGCCTCCTAATTTCACGATCTGCACCGTGCCCGCCTCCCAGTAGGACGCCCCGCGCGAGCGTACGTGCGCCAGTTGGCAGAGCTGAGTTCGATCCAGCAGACGGCCGCCAGCTGAACGCGGCCACACCAACGGAGGGCCCAGCGCGTCTCTACGCAGACAGACCGGCGAGAAAATGGGAGACCAGGCGATACACGATGTCGGGTTGTTCCAGGTGCAGGTCGTGCCGGGTCTCGCGAACGCTGACTGACATGGTCGGGACGCGGCGGCGCATCAGTTCATCGACCCGTGCAGGCGAGATGAAGCTCGACTGGGCCAGCATGAGCAGAGTGGGGCAGGTGACGCGCTCCCACTCGTGGGCAAAGGAGTGCCGGGCAGCGTCCGCCACGGACTGGACCATCACGTCCTGGTCGAAGCGGGGCCACCATTGCCCACCGCGTTCCTCCAGGCCATCCGCCCAGCCCATGCCGATTGCCCCGCCGCCGAAAAACTGGACCGCAGCATCGCGCGAGGCAAAGGAGGCCGGCCACGAGTCGAACCACCGGCGGATATGAGCCGGCCATGCACCACATCCGACATCGCGCACTGATCCACCGTGCACCGGGATTATGGGTCGGCCGTTACCGTCGAGTTATGGCGCTACGCATGGAGTGGTCGATGGAAGGCTCTTTCTCTGGGGCGGCAGGGCAGACCGTGCGCGACGTGCGAGAAGCTGTGTACTGGCTCGACACGTCACTGGTGCGGGTCCAGGAGCGCGCGAACCTGCCCCCATTTGAGTCCGATCGGCTCGGCCAGTGCGCGCGGCTCCTGCGCGCCCGGATGCTCGACGAAGCAGACAGTGTCACGGCGCGCGGTAAGCAGTGGTCGGCCACTGTCGGCCCTCTCAGCATGACACTCACCCCGACCGGCTGAAAGCCGGTGCACAGAAGACGCAAGAGCGGGCGGCCGACGGCAACTGCCGACCCTTGATCTTCCACCTCAGTGCTGGACAGGCAGGGGATACACCCGCATTCGCGGACGTGATGGCCCGCCCGCGTCTTCCTCGAGTGCGAGGGCGCCCCGGCACTCGGCCGGACCTAGTCTTGGCCGACAAGGGGTACTCCTCGCACGCCATCCGTGTGCACCTGAGCAAGCGGGGAATCCGGAGAGTCCTCCCCGTTCCGGCCGACCAACTCGGCCACCGCCTGCGGCGGGGGAGCCAGGGCGGCAGACCACGACTTGCCGATGGGCTACCAGCAACGCTGGTAGCCCATCGGCCGTTCTACCCGGCCTGTTCTGCGCGCGCTTGCTCAGGAGGCGCAGTAGAAGCGGGCCTTGCCGGCGAAGTTGCGGTCGGCGGCGGCAACGTCCCGGCCGGTCTGTTCCGAGGTCGCGTCCAGGACCGTCGACAGCAACTTCGGGGGAGTGTTGCCGGTGGAGTAGGGGCGGCCGTCTGGTGCTCTGACCGGGAAGGTTCGCCGGATTGGTGGATCATTCCTGCTCGGAGGCAGCGGCGAGGCGGCGGCGGCAGAAGTCGGCAGCCGTGAGGTGGGGCCTGTGCAGCGCATCGCTGTAAAGGCGCATCTCACGAGCCGCTTGGTCCAGGTGCTGCCAGAAGCTGAGGGGCAGGTCGAGGTCGTCACCGAGATCGACCAGGCAGTCGAAGGCGAGTCCCAGCTCGTTGTGCTCCAGGAACTCCAGCGTCGCTGAGAGGTCGATGTCCGGCAGGCGTGTGAGGTGGGCTCGGGCGGCGTCGAGGTGGTCACGGGTCTGATTCCAGCTGGCCTGCAGAGCCTCACGATCATCGGTCATGGTGCCAGTGTTGCCGGTGCCTTGATCGGGGTCACGCGACTTTCGTTGGTCGTCCGCCCCAGCGGATGCGCTTCTCGCTGCGGATGCGAGCACGCTCCTTCCGCTGGGCGGCGAGGACGTCGGGGTGTCGGGCATTTTTGTTGCGCCATCGCAGGTAGGCGTGCAGGGCACGGGTCTGGACCGTGTGATTGCGGTGGTGGGAGTTGGCGACGGTGAACTGCCGTAGCGGCCCGAAGTGGGCCTCTATCGAGTTGGCCCAGGACGCGTAGGTCGGGGTGAAGCACAGTTCGACCCGATTGTTCTTCGCCCAGCGCCGGATCATGTCGCCTTTGTGGGCGGAGAGGTTGTCCAAGATGATGTAGATCGGGGCGCCGTCCGGGCGGGCCGCGCGGATCGACCTGAGTGCGGTCAGGGTGTTGCCAGCTCCCTTCTTGCGGCGGTTGACGCCCCAGAGGGTGTCGTCGCCGACGGAGTAGCAGCCGTCGAAGTAGCGGACGCCGTGGGTGCGGTGGTAGGTGGCGGGGTGCCGTTCGGGGTGACCGGCAGGGGCCCAGGACGAGCCGGCGGTGGGTCGGATGCCGAGCGGGCCGAACTCGTCGAACGCGAAGACCCGGTCGGGGAAGCGGTCCAGGACGTGTTCGATACGGTCGAGCTTGGCGTCGCGCTCAGGGTCCGGGGATTCCTTCCACGTCTTGGTGCGCTGGAAGGTGATGCCGCGGCGAGCGAGTAGGCAACGTAACGCCTCGCGGCCGATGCAGATGACGCGGCCGTGGGCTTTCCGCAGGTAGGCGGCGAGTTTGCGGATGGACCAGCGGGTGAAGGGCTGGCCGAGTTTGGTCGGGCGGGTGGTGGCCGTCTGGATGACGAAGTTCTCGTCGTCAGGACTGAGCAGGCGGGGACGGCGTCCCGCCCACTGAGGGTCCAGGCAGGCGAGGTCGATCTCGTTGAACCGGTGGATCACGTCCCGGACGGTGTCCTCGTCGGCCTGCACCAACTGCGCGATCACTGGCACCCGGTTTCCGCCGGCGGAGGCCAGCAGCATCATCGCGCGCCGGTAGCGCACCGAACTGGTGCTGCCCCGGCGCACGATCTGCTGCAGCTTCTGCCCCTCCTGATCGGTCAACCTGCGCACACGGACGGGCTCTGCCACCACACCCCCAACGATCGGACGGACGTCACCGCACATCCAACCGTCGCCATCACCAACCCGGCGAACCTTCCCGGTCAGAGCACTAGATGAACTGATCGGCCGTTTTCGCGTACTTACCGGTCGAGGAATCCTTCGCTCAGTACAGCGACCGCGCAGGGGCCCCCGAGCTGGACTAGGCGATCGACATCAAACTCGAGTGCTGGCCTGGTGCGGCCGCTACCCGGCCTTCCCTCGCCTGCTCGTGGTCTTTACTGGCGGGTTCGAAGCCGCCTGGCTCGATGTATTGCTGATCGGTGAATGCTCGCCGACACTGACCTGACGCTCACCGATACCCCAATGCGGAGCGGCCTGCGGACGTGCTCCGGTTGGTCGGTCGGGGGCGTGAGCGGACTGTCTGCGCCGGGGGAACTGGTCGGAGCGGGCGGGCCCGGTTATTGGAGGAGGGTGGCTATGTGCTGGCAGTGCCCCGCTGGCTTCGGTCCCTGGCTTCAGTCCCTTGGTAAAACAGCAGGTCAGAGGGGGTTCGGTGCCTGATTCAGGGACTGAAGGGACTCAAGTTGAGCGTTATGACGTCACTACGTGTGCGCGTATGCGCAGGCGTATGAATCTTGTTCTAGACGTATTAGGGCTAGCTCATAATTAGGGATTTCAGTCCCTTCAGTCCCTGATCTGCTACCTATACGTGCTCTGACCTGCATCTTCTGTCAGGGACTGAAGCCAGGGACCAACGGCATCCCGGCCCTGGTTCTCAGTCCAAGCGCGTTCTGGCTCAAGCCTGCCTGCCATCCGGTAACCCCGCCCGCCCCAGGGCAGGCTCTGTTCCGCCGGCTCTACTTCTGGCCTCCAGTCCCTTCAGCCTCTCGCAAAACGTCACATACTTCGCATATCACCTCAACGGAAGGCTGTTTGTCAGGGGCTGAAGGGACTCAAGGGACTCAAAAACTGATAGAACGGCACGCGGGGGAGTTCCCCGGCCGAGGATGACCTGAGCCCTAGACTCATTCCGAAAGACAGTCCCTTCGGTCCCTGAACCTGCAGACACGGACCCCTGTGACCAGCATTCTTGTCGTAGGGACTGAAGCCCCTACGACCGGACCGATAAGGACGACTGCGTGCCGCGCCACGGTAAGACGAGCCCGGACACTTCCCCGGCCAGCTCCGTGCCGTCGCTTGCCCTTGCACGCTGGTGCGCAAGCAACGGCTGGCCGGTCCATCCTCTTGCGGTGGGCCGCAAGACTCCCGCCGCGAACTGCTCAGCCTGCAGGGACCGGCACCACAACCCCAAGGCCTGCCCCTGTTTGCCAGCAGGCAGGCCTTGTCATGGCTTCCACGCCGGCACGACCAACCCGTTGCGCATCGAGAAGTGGTGGACCGATAGCCCCCGCTCCGGTGTAGGAGTGGCCTGCGGGGCGGCCGGCCTCGTCGTCCTCGACATCGACGCCCACTCTGCCCCGGTGCCGGACCGAAGCCGGTTGCTCCCGGGTATCGCCATCCACGAATCGGTCAACCTGGCTGGACTCGCTTCGGGCTTTGACACGATGGCGTTGCTAGCCGCCTTTCGTCGGCAGCCCAACCCTGCCGACGACGAGAACACCTTGCGCGTTCGCACTCCGTCGGGCGGCCTCCACGTCTGGTATCGCAACACGGTTGCCGGAACCCGTTTCCGCTCCTCGACGGGTTCGAGCCCGAGGGTCGCGCTCGCCTGGCAGGTTGATGTGCGGGCAGAGGGCGGCTACATCATCGCGCCCGCTACCCGCACCTCCCAGGGCAGCTACGAGGCGGTCGGCCCGGCTCGTATGCCGGCCCCGTTGCCTGACTGGCTCGCGGCTGAGCTGATCCGGACGGGCCACACGGTCTCCTCGGCACCAACGCCGCAGACCGCCTCGACTCTGCCCCGTGCTCGACAGGCGAGCAAGCCGAAGTCCG
This is a stretch of genomic DNA from Streptomyces sp. NBC_01717. It encodes these proteins:
- a CDS encoding ParA family protein; translated protein: MSLSSPGGDREKVVSKIPVALQLDLKIRAAQHGIDIQHAVEAGIEAWRGLGSNLAPIDTSGAKSFATFLPAGQWDSFRGDCASRGVSIIQGLAQSVQMWLETNPAPTVVRPEHPKRVVVCNQKGGVGKTAITAGTGEALAEDANQLHPVRISKHFAAALSEDDGDSPLDYEDLPGIGMRVLLVDFDPQCHLTKQLGQEPLALEGDSLTKHMAGESKGQLRDLIVPIEDARFGDRLHLLPACTDAFLLDVKLSGVRAREAALERALSAVEDEYDAILIDCPPSLGLSMDAAAYYGRRRPGEAPGNSGVLVVVQAEDSSADAYGLLTSQIEDLRNDMHLELDYLGIVVNHYDARRGYIATSSLESWMDIKDPRVVGVIGDLKEQKEAVRVKQPLLAYSPRCDQSVGMRALAREIS
- a CDS encoding DUF6461 domain-containing protein, with the translated sequence MSEVSAKIAAAIATTANYAWYNERFVELSRAYCMTLVHDLHLAALLRRLVCRARLHSPECRYSSTRHTNSRTDTRVATH
- a CDS encoding ParA family protein, with amino-acid sequence MLNDPLELIDPPANSVVIGTGKGGVGKSTIAAHLAGSSAAEGRRTLLICLTSQDDDDLGIKRYGRGIHPAGPTVIDGQGLYRAVYDRTPLLPVREVRPNLDVVPGGETVGELIQLLMHRMMGEGAGVALSLARSLAPIAGWYDQIVIDSAPENDSLEQLAVAAARVLVVPTRSDDSSIQGMERISRNFKMVRRQVNPHLRVGGAFLYASNPTATSMHAEVKEDIRAVLGITTPILSTVVGYREKPARNSRKKGLLFSEYAELLPMSAKGYDVAAGRAKVADVVPEAIVGLADDMRALTTEIFEHCRKATG
- a CDS encoding ParA family protein, whose amino-acid sequence is MPFALHSLPAIDLIEVKRAVRRRLQLMSEGVHQAKVFVIVNGKGGVGKSSLSAALGAAWSGIGLRVLLMEMDEQGNNGEDLGTTGTVLADDGEAQATAILDGKVLTPTGEARPGLFVVPGGAVLEDVVEELYCQRRLASRYDNAEDQNAWMGMYAAAIDAVRDDYDVIILDVAPGSEPLQLQALAAGDLVLIPSKSDPSSRKGLRTVARRFGQARVLNPMLRLLGVVIFATNASATNVQAKIKEQLEEDLNGAAPVFSQTIRHVEAAAVACRMAGRVAHEMGASTAIEPSLRRSVKALAGDYQSLAIEIMQAKIALDRGAGTESEAA
- a CDS encoding alpha/beta fold hydrolase, whose product is MRDVGCGAWPAHIRRWFDSWPASFASRDAAVQFFGGGAIGMGWADGLEERGGQWWPRFDQDVMVQSVADAARHSFAHEWERVTCPTLLMLAQSSFISPARVDELMRRRVPTMSVSVRETRHDLHLEQPDIVYRLVSHFLAGLSA
- a CDS encoding MafI family immunity protein, coding for MTDDREALQASWNQTRDHLDAARAHLTRLPDIDLSATLEFLEHNELGLAFDCLVDLGDDLDLPLSFWQHLDQAAREMRLYSDALHRPHLTAADFCRRRLAAASEQE
- a CDS encoding IS630 family transposase, giving the protein MAEPVRVRRLTDQEGQKLQQIVRRGSTSSVRYRRAMMLLASAGGNRVPVIAQLVQADEDTVRDVIHRFNEIDLACLDPQWAGRRPRLLSPDDENFVIQTATTRPTKLGQPFTRWSIRKLAAYLRKAHGRVICIGREALRCLLARRGITFQRTKTWKESPDPERDAKLDRIEHVLDRFPDRVFAFDEFGPLGIRPTAGSSWAPAGHPERHPATYHRTHGVRYFDGCYSVGDDTLWGVNRRKKGAGNTLTALRSIRAARPDGAPIYIILDNLSAHKGDMIRRWAKNNRVELCFTPTYASWANSIEAHFGPLRQFTVANSHHRNHTVQTRALHAYLRWRNKNARHPDVLAAQRKERARIRSEKRIRWGGRPTKVA
- a CDS encoding bifunctional DNA primase/polymerase, with the protein product MPSLALARWCASNGWPVHPLAVGRKTPAANCSACRDRHHNPKACPCLPAGRPCHGFHAGTTNPLRIEKWWTDSPRSGVGVACGAAGLVVLDIDAHSAPVPDRSRLLPGIAIHESVNLAGLASGFDTMALLAAFRRQPNPADDENTLRVRTPSGGLHVWYRNTVAGTRFRSSTGSSPRVALAWQVDVRAEGGYIIAPATRTSQGSYEAVGPARMPAPLPDWLAAELIRTGHTVSSAPTPQTASTLPRARQASKPKSAHRILDPHLAEVAQCAATPEGAGFTEKLNRAAFTAGGLAAAGHLSESIVRELLAAAAHEARPWQISRNEKLINDGLAAGAARPLHLKGRS